A section of the Schistosoma haematobium chromosome ZW, whole genome shotgun sequence genome encodes:
- a CDS encoding hypothetical protein (EggNog:ENOG410W1NE~COG:K), with the protein MDDKRPDTGRVNTKCKYIMLLMIMTVTLYLSIELCLFTSDQYVFYNAVTEQGLPYLTRQERHKYANLSVDDKIKLRAAQKKAATLESTTNAVRITLGLISMLIIGYISDRHGRRVAIGILLFGEFLHITTVSLIVTFNLNVWILLLAGFFEAFFGGGLLSIYAQVAAIVVDIIRISHAKKDLTVTTEKISHDTWIWFTVFESIALLCSSSGSPIGGTLIYQFGFKAVIITGASLFVPSLIILCIFPETNNTYGSPINVEDNKDNDSNNVQTIEIQPEWKEKFIMRIKSVGHLDPILIVIIIIIVLLAIGAMADLHYIVIYLMGSPFLWNPQQVGIYIGLSDFISSVLGITYTIIVVKIRERKSIKQKLETNGNHTSQEEHKNDKSRIVFLRNMRLLIFTLAGTLLLMIINKIMMGIAHQFTQQTASTIAYMAVIPRLSKSFISPVARSMFALCTPPNNQGMIQSFGGFVARIGFVISFISLPAVYAVTVTIFPPIVFLVVSGILLLTIIIDLSLLPLLKTSKVHH; encoded by the exons ATGGATGACAAAAGGCCTGATACAGGTCGTGTTAACACGAAATGTAAATATATCATGCTTCTTATGATTATGACAGTCACATTATACCTATCAATTGAACTATGTCTTTTCACATCGGATCAATATGTATTTTACAA TGCTGTGACGGAACAAGGCCTACCATATTTAACACGTCAAGAAAGACATAAATATGCAAATCT ATCAGttgatgataaaataaaactaagaGCTGCACAAAAGAAAGCTGCTACACTAGAGTCTACTACAAATGCAGTCAGAATAACATTAGGCTTAATTTCAATGTTAATAATTGGCTATATATCAGATAGACATGGTCGTCGTGTTGCTATAGGTATTCTACTCTTTGGAGAATTTTTACATATAACAACAGTGT CTTTAATAGTAACATTTAATTTGAATGTATGGATATTACTCCTTGCTGGTTTTTTTGAGGCTTTCTTCGGTGGTGGTCTTTTATCAATTTATGCTCAAGTAGCAGCAATTGTGGTTGATATAATACGAATTTCACACGCTAAAAAAGATCTGACTGTTACAACAGAAAAGATTAGCCATGATACATGGATTTGGTTTACTGTGTTTGAATCTATAGCTTTACTATGTTCATCAAGTGGCAGCCCGATCGGAG GAACATTAATTTATCAATTTGGTTTCAAAGCTGTGATTATCACAGGTGCAAGTTTATTTGTACCAAGTTTAATAATTTTATGCATTTTCCCGGAAACCAATAATACATATGGATCACCTATTAATGTTGAAGATAATAAAGACAATGATTCTAATAATGTTCAAACAATTGAAATTCAACCTGAATGGAAAGAGAAATTCATTATGCGAATAAAA AGTGTAGGACATTTGGATCCAATCTTaattgtaattataataattatcgTACTCCTAGCGATTGGTGCTATGGCAGATCTTCATTACATTGTTATCTATCTCATGGGTTCACCATTCTTGTGGAATCCTCAACAAGTAGGAATATATAT TGGTCTCAGTGATTTCATATCATCTGTTTTGGGGATTACATATacaattattgttgttaaaatTCGTGAACGAAAAagtataaaacaaaaattagaAACAAATGGTAATCATACATCTCAAGAAGaacataaaaatgataaatcacGAATAGTATTTTTACGGAATATGAGATTACTGATCTTTACATTGGCAGgtactttattattaatgataataaacaaaataatgatggGTATTGCACATCAGTTCACACAACAAACAGCAAGTACTATTGCTTATATGG CTGTTATTCCTCGACTATCAAAAAGTTTCATCTCACCCGTTGCACGCTCAATGTTTGCACTATGCACACCACCAAACAATCAAG GAATGATTCAATCATTTGGAGGATTCGTTGCTCGTATTGGATTCGTCATTAGTTTTATCAGCTTACCAGCTGTATATGCAGTCACTGTTACTATATTTCCTCCGATTGTATTTCTTGTTGTTAGTGGAATCTTGCTTCTAACAATCATAATTGATCT GTCACTACTACCACTTCTGAAAACAAGCAAAGTTCATCATTAA
- a CDS encoding hypothetical protein (EggNog:ENOG410W1NE~COG:K), whose translation MDDKRPDTGRVNTKCKYIMLLMIMTVTLYLSIELCLFTSDQYVFYNAVTEQGLPYLTRQERHKYANLSVDDKIKLRAAQKKAATLESTTNAVRITLGLISMLIIGYISDRHGRRVAIGILLFGEFLHITTVSLIVTFNLNVWILLLAGFFEAFFGGGLLSIYAQVAAIVVDIIRISHAKKDLTVTTEKISHDTWIWFTVFESIALLCSSSGSPIGGTLIYQFGFKAVIITGASLFVPSLIILCIFPETNNTYGSPINVEDNKDNDSNNVQTIEIQPEWKEKFIMRIKSVGHLDPILIVIIIIIVLLAIGAMADLHYIVIYLMGSPFLWNPQQVGIYM comes from the exons ATGGATGACAAAAGGCCTGATACAGGTCGTGTTAACACGAAATGTAAATATATCATGCTTCTTATGATTATGACAGTCACATTATACCTATCAATTGAACTATGTCTTTTCACATCGGATCAATATGTATTTTACAA TGCTGTGACGGAACAAGGCCTACCATATTTAACACGTCAAGAAAGACATAAATATGCAAATCT ATCAGttgatgataaaataaaactaagaGCTGCACAAAAGAAAGCTGCTACACTAGAGTCTACTACAAATGCAGTCAGAATAACATTAGGCTTAATTTCAATGTTAATAATTGGCTATATATCAGATAGACATGGTCGTCGTGTTGCTATAGGTATTCTACTCTTTGGAGAATTTTTACATATAACAACAGTGT CTTTAATAGTAACATTTAATTTGAATGTATGGATATTACTCCTTGCTGGTTTTTTTGAGGCTTTCTTCGGTGGTGGTCTTTTATCAATTTATGCTCAAGTAGCAGCAATTGTGGTTGATATAATACGAATTTCACACGCTAAAAAAGATCTGACTGTTACAACAGAAAAGATTAGCCATGATACATGGATTTGGTTTACTGTGTTTGAATCTATAGCTTTACTATGTTCATCAAGTGGCAGCCCGATCGGAG GAACATTAATTTATCAATTTGGTTTCAAAGCTGTGATTATCACAGGTGCAAGTTTATTTGTACCAAGTTTAATAATTTTATGCATTTTCCCGGAAACCAATAATACATATGGATCACCTATTAATGTTGAAGATAATAAAGACAATGATTCTAATAATGTTCAAACAATTGAAATTCAACCTGAATGGAAAGAGAAATTCATTATGCGAATAAAA AGTGTAGGACATTTGGATCCAATCTTaattgtaattataataattatcgTACTCCTAGCGATTGGTGCTATGGCAGATCTTCATTACATTGTTATCTATCTCATGGGTTCACCATTCTTGTGGAATCCTCAACAAGTAGGAATATATATGTAA